From one Musa acuminata AAA Group cultivar baxijiao chromosome BXJ2-6, Cavendish_Baxijiao_AAA, whole genome shotgun sequence genomic stretch:
- the LOC103987343 gene encoding bZIP transcription factor 11, producing MAPPGDTSCGWSQIGKSQPEQEQALMNQRKQKRMVSNRESARRSRMRKQKHLEDLTAEVRQLRKENSQILTALSITTQHYAGMEAQNAVLRAQTMELGATLQSLNQILVLRCMHGTDWVSDAFGETSDSLARTWSMVGEKQPISTASSDMFHYC from the coding sequence ATGGCCCCTCCCGGTGATACATCTTGTGGATGGAGCCAGATTGGCAAGTCGCAGCCGGAGCAGGAGCAGGCTTTGATGAACCAGAGGAAGCAGAAGAGAATGGTGTCGAACCGGGAGTCGGCGCGCCGGTCCAGGATGAGGAAACAGAAGCATTTGGAGGATCTAACGGCTGAGGTGAGGCAGCTGAGGAAGGAGAACAGCCAGATCCTGACCGCCCTCAGCATCACCACGCAGCACTACGCGGGGATGGAAGCCCAGAACGCCGTGCTCAGGGCCCAAACCATGGAACTCGGTGCGACGCTGCAATCCCTGAACCAGATCCTAGTCCTACGCTGCATGCACGGCACTGACTGGGTTTCTGACGCATTTGGTGAGACGTCCGATAGCTTGGCGAGGACATGGAGCATGGTGGGTGAGAAGCAGCCCATTAGTACCGCCtcctctgacatgttccactactGTTAG
- the LOC103987341 gene encoding uncharacterized protein LOC103987341: MGANCCVAVKDKHLPSPAQFDVSTYRTVRHSPTWSFRWDNRTHIEDVIDNAAQFCHQHGGNTGLEIKSESPTEAESPSDRGSPSNAFQLQKQHISPSRTGTAGKLKDVAADDQFFGRNSSPKSKGSPKSSCLASTSDINLSISVPSTPSSSSFKADPSTSRSRSLPSDPTSSRKACRSPGYQLCRQISDSRIPSLQSRNENSSPEGRKSFVLSFCSNDLSTGGSHGGSSDGWSMCSFSELVASSNRERLSFDSDNLNFFSSQLTESNPQQTTQVFPDQQTCRVCSKQLTKHCVVAVLVCGHLYHAECLEKMTSEIDQYDPTCPVCTHGEKAAIKLFTKAESKAKNKLSRIGIADSDAQADALCDRQNRAAEGPRMEASSNMKSSFGRPFLRRRFSFGRPSWSASESEANRKKGFWERCRRE; the protein is encoded by the exons ATGGGGGCCAATTGCTGTGTGGCTGTGAAAGACAAACACTTGCCTAGCCCAGCTCAGTTTGATGTTTCAACATATAGGACTGTAAGACACTCCCCCACATGGAGCTTTCGGTGGGACAACAGAACACACATAGAGGATGTGATAGATAATGCTGCTCAATTTTGTCATCAACATGGTGGGAATACTGGACTTGAAATTAAAAGCGAGTCACCCACTGAGGCTGAAAGTCCATCTGACAGAGGCAGTCCATCAAATGCTTTCCAGTTACAAAAGCAGCATATTTCTCCAAGTAGAACTGGAACTGCTGGGAAGTTAAAAGATGTTGCTGCAG ATGATCAATTCTTTGGAAGGAATTCATCCCCTAAG AGTAAGGGGTCTCCCAAGTCATCGTGCTTAGCAAGCACTTCAGATATCAATTTATCAATCTCAGTGCCTTCAACTCCTTCCTCATCTTCATTTAAAGCAGATCCATCAACCTCCAGAAGCCGTTCTCTACCTTCTGATCCAACTTCATCAAGGAAAGCATGCAGATCACCAGGCTACCAACTCTGTCGGCAGATCTCTGACAGCAGGATACCATCTCTGCAATCCCGTAATGAGAACAGCTCTCCTGAAGGAAGAAAATCCTTTGTGCTCTCTTTCTGCAGCAATGACTTGTCCACAGGAGGTTCTCATGGTGGGTCTTCTGATGGCTGGTCCATGTGTTCCTTCTCTGAGCTTGTGGCTTCTTCAAACAGAGAGAGATTGTCATTTGACAGTGATAACCTTAATTTCTTTAGCAGCCAATTAACAGAATCGAATCCTCAGCAAACAACCCAAGTCTTTCCTGATCAGCAGACTTGCAGAGTATGCTCAAAGCAGCTAACAAAGCATTGTGTGGTTGCTGTTTTGGTTTGTGGACATCTTTATCATGCTGAATGTTTGGAGAAAATGACGAGTGAAATCGACCAATACGACCCAACTTGCCCCGTTTGTACTCATGGAGAAAAGGCGGCAATAAAGCTGTTCACGAAAGCTGAATCAAAGGCTAAAAACAAACTCTCTAGGATTGGAATAGCTGACAGTGATGCACAGGCAGATGCACTCTGTGATCGCCAAAACAGGGCTGCAGAAGGACCCAGGATGGAGGCCAGTTCTAACATGAAATCTTCTTTTGGCAGGCCATTTCTGAGGCGACGTTTCTCTTTTGGTAGACCTTCATGGTCAGCATCTGAAAGTGAAGCTAACAGGAAGAAAGGTTTCTGGGAAAGATGCCGGAGGGAGTGA
- the LOC135614580 gene encoding uncharacterized protein LOC135614580 — protein sequence MPTFTAIALERLLEPASRDPAPKPPPAPIKVGTAARLTTIKDSIARPNISPALYATPKSTPLPDSPTSFPPESPYMINHKRRGPRLAKSFLQNDASDGQPNQYEVEQKVEAVSGRDAHTDQVGSVVDKFSGGKLQDASLDKGMVGAEGTIKLVSDDPERDEDAQDFFDIRSTASNSEVDDSYGRWKPGTPLGEYYDALEEISSDGTSQSSYRNIEDELREMRLSLLMEIQKRKQAEEELENLQNHWHRLSHHLSLVGFSLPLPPIATEDMGAQVNLDPAEELSRQIVVARSVADAVGRGCARAEVESKMESQISSKNFEIARLLDRLHYYEAANREMSRWNQEAVGLARQQSIKRKRRQRWFWSSICVAITLGGAAIAWSYLPSPRPNPPDGDLTIGPEQ from the exons ATGCCGACCTTCACCGCGATCGCTTTGGAAAGACTTTTGGAGCCTGCGTCTCGTGACCCTGCTCCGAAGCCGCCACCGGCGCCTATTAAGGTGGGGACGGCGGCGCGATTAACGACGATAAAGGATAGCATTGCTCGGCCCAACATTTCGCCTGCCCTCTATGCCACCCCAAAAAGCACTCCGCTGCCGGATTCCCCTACGTCATTTCCTCCGGAGTCACCGTACATGATCAATCATAAAAGACGTGGCCCTCGTCTCGCCAAGAGCTTCTTGCAAAACGATGCTAGTGACGGACAACCGAACCAGTATGAGGTTGAGCAGAAGGTTGAAGCGGTGAGTGGCCGGGATGCACATACAGATCAGGTTGGATCGGTCGTGGATAAATTTAGTGGGGGGAAGCTGCAAGATGCAAGTTTGGATAAAGGGATGGTTGGAGCTGAGGGAACAATAAAGCTTGTTTCCGATGACCCTGAAAGAGATGAGGATGCTCAGGATTTCTTTGACATACGGAGTACTGCCAGCAATTCTGAAGTTGATGATAGTTATGGTCGATGGAAACCTGGTACCCCTTTGGGGGAGTATTATGATGCTCTTGAAG AGATTTCTAGTGATGGTACATCACAATCTTCCTATCGGAACATTGAAGATGAACTGCGTGAGATGAGGCTTAGTTTATTGATGGAAATACAGAAGCGGAAGCAAGCTGAAGAAGAGCTGGAGAATTTGCAAAACCACTGGCACAGACTCTCTCATCATCTGTCGCTTGTAGGTTTTAgccttcctcttcctccgatTGCCACTGAGGATATGGGTGCACAGGTAAACTTGGATCCTGCAGAGGAGTTGTCTCGACAGATAGTTGTTGCACGCTCTGTGGCTGATGCTGTCGGGCGGGGTTGCGCCCGTGCTGAGGTTGAATCAAAGATGGAATCCCAAATTTCATCAAAGAATTTTGAGATCGCTAGGTTATTGGATCGACTCCATTATTATGAAGCTGCAAATAGAGAAATGTCTCGGTGGAATCAAGAGGCAGTCG GACTGGCACGACAACAAAGCATCAAGCGCAAGAGACGGCAGAGGTGGTTTTGGAGCTCAATTTGTGTCGCTATTACCCTTGGTGGTGCTGCCATTGCTTGGTCCTATCTTCCTTCACCAAGGCCAAATCCCCCAGATGGTGATCTGACAATTGGTCCTGAACAATGA
- the LOC103987348 gene encoding proteasome subunit alpha type-1, translating to MFRNQYDTDVTTWSPAGRLFQVEYAMEAVKQGAAAVGLRSTSHVVLATVNKAASDLSSHQRKVFKIDDHIGVAIAGLTADGRVLSRYLRNECINHSFVYESPLPVSRLVVRLADKAQVCTQRSWKRPFGVGLLVAGLDETGAHLYYNCPSGNYFEYQAFAIGSRSQAAKTFMERRFEAFNGYSRDELIKDALFAIKETLQGEKLTSSICTVAVVGIGEPFHMLDQKTIQEVIDSIEIKEDDASAAAADQAPMQEEDKSSEAAAADQASMQEEDKSSEAAPMDI from the exons ATGTTTCGGAACCAGTATGACACCGACGTGACGACGTGGAGCCCGGCGGGGCGTCTGTTCCAGGTAGAATACGCCATGGAGGCCGTCAAGCAGGGGGCTGCCGCCGTCGGCCTCCGCTCCACCTCCCACGTTGTCCTCGCCACCGTCAACAAGGCCGCCTCGGACCTCTCTTCCCACCAGCGCAAGGTCTTCAAGATCGACGACCACATCGGCGTCGCCATCGCTGGTCTCACCGCCGACGGACGCGTGCTCTCCCGCTATCTCCGCAACGAATGCATCAACCACTCCTTCGTCTACGAGTCCCCCCTCCCCGTCTCTCGCCTCGTCGTCCGCCTCGCCGACAAGGCCCAG GTCTGCACACAGCGTTCTTGGAAAAGGCCCTTTGGCGTGGGTCTACTTGTTGCCGGATTAGATGAGACCGGAGCTCACCTCTACTATAACTGTCCCAGTGGTAACTACTTTGAGTACCAGGCATTTGCAATCGGATCCCGCTCCCAGGCTGCAAAAACTTTCATGGAGCGCAGATTTGAGGCCTTCAACGGTTATTCTCGTGATGAACTGATCAAAGACGCACTTTTTGCCATAAAGGAGACATTGCAAGGAGAGAAGCTGACCAGTtccatctgcaccgttgctgttgTCGGAATTGGCGAGCCATTTCACATGCTTGATCAGAAGACAATACAGGAAGTGATTGATTCAATAGAGATCAAAGAAGATGATGCTTCTGCTGCAGCTGCAGATCAAGCTCCCATGCAAGAGGAGGACAAGAGCTCAGAAGCTGCAGCTGCAGATCAAGCTTCCATGCAAGAGGAGGACAAGAGCTCAGAAGCTGCTCCAATGGATATTTGA
- the LOC135614581 gene encoding ornithine carbamoyltransferase, chloroplastic-like, protein MAAVTIFGSASLHSSIADPVGGGSLRRSSAPRRLPSSSTPARFFGTRGSRISCRSSAPAHSAISRSKESELKSGPKDFLHISDFDKATILKIINQAAEVKALLKSGDRTFLPFKGKTMAMIFAKPSMRTRVSFETGFFLLGGHAIYLGPDDIQMGKREETRDVARVLSRYNDVIMARVFAHQDILDLAKYSSVPVINGLTDYNHPCQIMADALTIVEHIGQLEGTKIVYIGDGNNIVHSWLLLASVVPFHFVCACPKGFEPDEKTVDKARNAGISMIEITNDPKEAVRGADVVYSDVWASMGQKEEAAYRKQKFQGFQIDESLMEIAGPKAYFMHCLPAERGIEVTDGVIEAPNSIVFPQAENRMHAQNAIMLHLFGL, encoded by the exons ATGGCGGCAGTGACCATCTTCGGCAGCGCTTCCCTCCACTCCTCCATTGCCGACCCTGTCGGAGGAGGGAGTCTCAGGCGATCGTCGGCTCCTCGGCGTCTTCCCTCTTCGTCTACCCCGGCGCGGTTCTTCGGCACCCGCGGTAGTCGGATCTCATGCCGCTCCTCTGCGCCCGCACACTCCGCCATTTCCCGATCCAAAGAAAGCGAAC TGAAATCAGGACCGAAGGATTTTCTCCACATCAGCGACTTTGACAAGGCTACAATCCTTAAGATCATCAATCAGGCAGCGGAGGTCAAGGCACTGTTAAAATCAGGAGACAGAACTTTCCTTCCCTTCAAAGGAAAGACGATGGCCATGATTTTTGCTAAGCCATCCATGAGAACCCGTGTTTCATTTGAGACGGGCTTCTTCTTGCTTGGCGGCCATGCCATTTACCTAGGTCCTGATGATATCCAAATGGGTAAGCGTGAGGAAACTCGTGATGTTGCTAGAGTACTTTCGCGCTACAATGACGTCATTATGGCACGTGTATTCGCCCATCAG GATATTTTGGACCTTGCCAAATATTCTTCAGTACCAGTTATAAATGGCCTGACTGACTATAACCATCCATGCCAGATAATGGCTGATGCTCTTACAATTGTTGAACATATTGGTCAGTTGGAAGGAACCAAG ATTGTCTACATTGGAGATGGGAACAATATTGTCCACTCATGGCTTCTGTTGGCATCTGTAGTTCCTTTCCACTTTGTATGTGCTTGCCCAAAAGGATTCGAGCCAGATGAAAAGACAGTTGATAAGGCAAGAAATGCTGGAATTAGCATGATAGAGATTACAAATGACCCCAAGGAGGCAGTACGAGGAGCAGATGTTGTGTATTCAGATGTTTGGGCTAGCATGGGCCAAAAAGAGGAGGCTGCATACAGAAAGCAAAAGTTCCAAGGTTTTCAG ATTGATGAATCATTGATGGAGATTGCAGGACCAAAAGCTTATTTTATGCATTGCTTACCAGCGGAGAGAGGCATTGAGGTCACTGATGGTGTCATTGAAGCGCCCAACTCCATCGTCTTCCCCCAGGCTGAGAACCGTATGCATGCTCAGAATGCCATCATGCTCCACTTATTTGGTCTCTAG
- the LOC103987340 gene encoding glycine-rich protein DOT1-like, producing the protein MAGMRDEYGNQMGRVDEYGNQMRRVDEYGNQMGRVDEYGNQMRRVDEYGNPIRQQPHVGVGNTGHGGGMGMGMGMGMGMGGRGSADDDMGTGGGMGRSGASGYDMGSGGGMARSGASSYEMGSGGGGMGMGGRGPADDDMGTGGGMGRSGASGYDMGSGGGMGMGRSGASGYDMGSGGRMDMGRARASDYDMGTGGGMGMGRAGASGYDLGGGMGVGHAGAAGLAAGTGAYGSRTSQEGMMGSMGGGGGQMQAHREEHHGISGMLHRSGSSSSSEDDGQGGRRKKKGLKDKIMEKLPGGHSSEDAESQAAGRYGGGYEGAQYEPEKKGIMEKIKEKLPGHHN; encoded by the exons ATGGCGGGCATGAGGGACGAGTACGGGAACCAGATGGGGAGGGTGGACGAGTACGGAAACCAGATGAGGAGGGTGGACGAGTACGGGAACCAGATGGGGAGGGTGGACGAGTATGGGAACCAGATGAGGAGGGTGGACGAGTACGGCAATCCTATTCGGCAACAGCCTCACGTTGGTGTCGGGAATACGGGGCACGGCGGTGGCATGGGCATGGGCATGGGCATGGGCATGGGCATGGGCGGCAGGGGCTCTGCTGACGACGATATGGGCACGGGCGGCGGAATGGGCCGGTCCGGGGCCTCTGGCTACGATATGGGCTCGGGCGGCGGAATGGCCCGGTCCGGGGCCTCTAGCTACGAGATGGGCTCGGGCGGCGGTGGCATGGGCATGGGTGGCAGGGGCCCTGCTGACGACGATATGGGCACGGGCGGCGGAATGGGCCGATCCGGGGCCTCTGGCTACGATATGGGCTCGGGCGGAGGAATGGGCATGGGCCGGTCCGGGGCCTCTGGCTACGATATGGGCTCGGGCGGCAGAATGGACATGGGCCGCGCGCGGGCTTCTGACTACGATATGGGCACCGGCGGCGGAATGGGCATGGGCCGCGCGGGGGCTTCTGGCTACGATCTGGGCGGTGGAATGGGCGTGGGCCACGCTGGCGCTGCTGGCCTTGCCGCCGGCACCGGTGCTTATGGGAGCCGCACTTCGCAGGAAGGGATGATGGGAAGCATGGGAGGAGGCGGTGGCCAGATGCAGGCGCACAGAGAGGAACATCATGGCATCTCCGGGATGCTCCACCGCTCCGGAAGCTCCAGCTCT TCGGAAGATGACGGGCAAGGTGGgcggaggaagaagaaaggaCTGAAGGACAAAATCATGGAGAAGCTGCCGGGCGGGCACAGCTCGGAGGATGCGGAAAGCCAGGCTGCAGGACGCTATGGGGGAGGGTACGAGGGAGCACAATATGAGCCGGAGAAGAAGGGGATTATGGAGAAGATCAAGGAGAAGCTGCCTGGCCACCACAACTAG
- the LOC103987346 gene encoding curcumin synthase 2, with amino-acid sequence MPRLPASPLNSTHHRRLHTCCRPIPSEFAEMGSFHAIRKAQRAQGPATIMAIGTANPPNLYEQSTYPDYYFRVTNSEQKQDLKHKFRRICEKTMVKRRYLHLTEAILKERPKLCSYMEPSFDDRQEIVVEEVPKLAKEAAAKAIDEWGRPNSDITHLVFCSISGIDMPGADYRLAMLLGLPLSVNRIMLYGQACHMGAAMLRIAKDIAENNTGARVLVVSCEITVLSFRGPDEHDFQALAGQAGFGDGAAAVIVGAEPVQGVEKPIYEIMSATQVTVPESSKAVGGHLREVGLTFHFFNQLPMIIADNIDKSLSEAFEPLGITDWNDVFWVAHPGNWSIMDAIEVKLGLQQEKLSTARHVFAEYGNMQSATVYFVMDEVRKRSVREGRATTGYGLELGVLFGFGPGLTIETVVLRSVPL; translated from the exons ATGCCTCGTCTTCCCGCTTCCCCCTTGAACTCAACCCATCATCGGCGATTGCATACCTGCTGCCGGCCGATTCCTTCCGAGTTTGCAGAAATGGGCAGCTTCCACGCCATACGCAAGGCGCAGAGGGCTCAAGGTCCGGCCACCATCATGGCCATCGGCACCGCCAATCCTCCCAACCTCTACGAGCAGAGCACGTACCCGGACTACTACTTCCGCGTCACCAACTCCGAGCAGAAGCAGGATCTGAAGCACAAGTTCCGTCGTATCT GCGAGAAGACCATGGTGAAGCGGCGCTACCTGCATCTCACGGAGGCGATCCTCAAGGAGAGGCCCAAACTGTGCTCCTACATGGAGCCATCTTTCGACGACCGGCAGGAGATCGTGGTGGAGGAGGTGCCCAAGCTGGCTAAGGAAGCCGCCGCCAAGGCCATCGACGAGTGGGGCCGCCCCAACTCCGACATCACCCACTTGGTCTTCTGTTCCATCAGCGGCATCGACATGCCCGGCGCCGATTACCGCCTCGCAATGCTCCTTGGCCTGCCGTTGTCTGTCAACCGGATCATGCTCTACGGACAGGCCTGCCATATGGGCGCCGCCATGCTTCGCATCGCCAAGGACATCGCCGAGAACAACACAGGGGCGCGCGTGCTCGTGGTGTCCTGCGAGATCACCGTCCTCAGCTTCCGGGGTCCGGACGAGCACGACTTCCAGGCGCTCGCAGGGCAGGCGGGATTCGGAGACGGGGCGGCCGCGGTCATCGTCGGGGCGGAGCCCGTCCAAGGCGTCGAGAAGCCGATCTACGAGATCATGTCGGCCACGCAAGTGACGGTACCGGAGAGCTCGAAAGCCGTCGGAGGCCACCTCAGGGAGGTCGGCCTCACCTTCCACTTCTTCAACCAGCTGCCCATGATCATCGCCGACAACATCGATAAAAGCCTATCGGAGGCTTTCGAGCCTCTGGGGATCACCGACTGGAATGACGTCTTCTGGGTGGCGCACCCTGGGAACTGGTCGATCATGGACGCTATCGAGGTCAAGCTGGGGCTGCAGCAAGAGAAGCTCAGCACGGCGCGGCATGTGTTCGCCGAGTACGGGAACATGCAGAGCGCCACTGTCTACTTCGTGATGGACGAGGTGAGGAAGCGGTCGGTGAGGGAGGGGCGGGCGACCACCGGATACGGACTAGAGTTGGGTGTGCTCTTCGGGTTTGGCCCCGGGCTCACCATCGAGACCGTGGTGCTTCGCAGCGTGCCGCTCTAG